In Strix aluco isolate bStrAlu1 chromosome 22, bStrAlu1.hap1, whole genome shotgun sequence, a genomic segment contains:
- the GPR157 gene encoding G-protein coupled receptor 157 isoform X1 codes for MKIIKSLRKQWNWLEVLKTAVPRSSGRRNCCSGKMGKPALKKTPTCWRMLRESVLECFKVKKVEELHTSERVVVLVSCGLSFLGSSLLVCTHALWPELRTRPRQLLLYLSLADLLSALSYFYGVLQDFDRTSWDCVLQGAMSTFANTSSFFWTMAIALYLYITIVRGSPTGTGLLCCFHAVSWGVPLGITVAAVALKKIGYDASNVSVGWCWVNLDAEDRVLWMLLTGKVWEILAYVILPVLYILIKKHINRAHAALSEYRPILSRAPAFQPRTSIADKKLILIPVIFIILRVWSTVRFILTLCNSPAVQNSVLVVLHGIGNTFQGGANCIMFVLCTRVVRTRLFSSICCCHYDELDWPLQRSNSCWQRPEPHKDKDVPGPERTKPLLSST; via the exons ATGAAGATAATCAAAAGCTTAAGgaagcagtggaactggctggaGGTTTTGAAGACAGCTGTGCCGCGGAGCAGTGGAAGAAGAAATTGCTGTAGTGGAAAAATGGGAAAACCtgcccttaaaaaaaccccaacat GTTGGAGGATGCTGCGAGAGTCGGTGCTGGAGTGTTTCAAAGTGAAGAAGGTGGAAG AGCTGCACACCTCGGAGCGGGTGGTCGTGCTGGTCTCCTGTGGACTCTCCTTCCTGGGCTCCAGCCTCCTGGTCTGCACCCACGCCCTGTGGCCGGAGCTGCGGACGCGGCCTCGCCAGCTCCTGCTCTACCTGTCGCTGGCCGACCTCCTCTCAGCCCTCTCCTACTTCTACGGGGTGCTGCAGGACTTCGACAGGACCTCCTGGGACTGCGTGCTTCAGGGGGCCATGTCCACCTTCGCCAACACCAGCTCCTTCTTCTGGACCATGGCCATTGCCCTTTACCTCTATATCACCATCGTGAGGGGCTCGCCCACAGGCACGGGCTTGCTCTGCTGCTTCCACGCCGTGAG CTGGGGAGTCCCCCTTGGCATTACGGTGGCGGCTGTTGCTCTGAAGAAGATTGGCTATGATGCCTCCAATGTTTCTGTGGGCTGGTGTTGGGTCAACTTGGATGCAGAGGATCGGGTCTTGTGGATGCTGTTAACGGGGAAAGTTTGGGAGATACTGGCCTATGTGATTTTGCCGGTGCTCTACATCCTCATCAAGAAGCACATTAATAGAGCG CACGCAGCGCTCTCAGAGTATCGCCCCATTCTCTCAAGAGCACCTGCATTTCAGCCCCGGACTTCCATAGCAGATAAGAAGCTGATTCTCATCCCTGTCATCTTTATCATCCTCCGCGTGTGGAGCACTGTACGATTCATTCTGACCCTCTGTAACTCCCCTGCAGTGCAAAATTCAgtcctggttgtcctgcat ggAATCGGTAACACATTCCAAGGAGGTGCCAACTGCATTATGTTTGTCCTCTGTACGCGAGTGGTGCGGACTCGGCTGTTTTCCTCCATTTGCTGTTGCCACTACGATGAGTTGGATTGGCCTTTGCAAAGATCAAACAGCTGCTGGCAGCGCCCAGAACCCCACAAGGACAAGGATGTGCCAGGCCCTGAGCGGACAAAACCCCTGCTTTCCAGCACCTGA
- the GPR157 gene encoding G-protein coupled receptor 157 isoform X4 produces MKIIKSLRKQWNWLEVLKTAVPRSSGRRNCCSGKMGKPALKKTPTCWRMLRESVLECFKVKKVEELHTSERVVVLVSCGLSFLGSSLLVCTHALWPELRTRPRQLLLYLSLADLLSALSYFYGVLQDFDRTSWDCVLQGAMSTFANTSSFFWTMAIALYLYITIVRGSPTGTGLLCCFHAVSWGVPLGITVAAVALKKIGYDASNVSVGWCWVNLDAEDRVLWMLLTGKVWEILAYVILPVLYILIKKHINRAGIGNTFQGGANCIMFVLCTRVVRTRLFSSICCCHYDELDWPLQRSNSCWQRPEPHKDKDVPGPERTKPLLSST; encoded by the exons ATGAAGATAATCAAAAGCTTAAGgaagcagtggaactggctggaGGTTTTGAAGACAGCTGTGCCGCGGAGCAGTGGAAGAAGAAATTGCTGTAGTGGAAAAATGGGAAAACCtgcccttaaaaaaaccccaacat GTTGGAGGATGCTGCGAGAGTCGGTGCTGGAGTGTTTCAAAGTGAAGAAGGTGGAAG AGCTGCACACCTCGGAGCGGGTGGTCGTGCTGGTCTCCTGTGGACTCTCCTTCCTGGGCTCCAGCCTCCTGGTCTGCACCCACGCCCTGTGGCCGGAGCTGCGGACGCGGCCTCGCCAGCTCCTGCTCTACCTGTCGCTGGCCGACCTCCTCTCAGCCCTCTCCTACTTCTACGGGGTGCTGCAGGACTTCGACAGGACCTCCTGGGACTGCGTGCTTCAGGGGGCCATGTCCACCTTCGCCAACACCAGCTCCTTCTTCTGGACCATGGCCATTGCCCTTTACCTCTATATCACCATCGTGAGGGGCTCGCCCACAGGCACGGGCTTGCTCTGCTGCTTCCACGCCGTGAG CTGGGGAGTCCCCCTTGGCATTACGGTGGCGGCTGTTGCTCTGAAGAAGATTGGCTATGATGCCTCCAATGTTTCTGTGGGCTGGTGTTGGGTCAACTTGGATGCAGAGGATCGGGTCTTGTGGATGCTGTTAACGGGGAAAGTTTGGGAGATACTGGCCTATGTGATTTTGCCGGTGCTCTACATCCTCATCAAGAAGCACATTAATAGAGCG ggAATCGGTAACACATTCCAAGGAGGTGCCAACTGCATTATGTTTGTCCTCTGTACGCGAGTGGTGCGGACTCGGCTGTTTTCCTCCATTTGCTGTTGCCACTACGATGAGTTGGATTGGCCTTTGCAAAGATCAAACAGCTGCTGGCAGCGCCCAGAACCCCACAAGGACAAGGATGTGCCAGGCCCTGAGCGGACAAAACCCCTGCTTTCCAGCACCTGA
- the GPR157 gene encoding G-protein coupled receptor 157 isoform X5: MKIIKSLRKQWNWLEVLKTAVPRSSGRRNCCSGKMGKPALKKTPTCWRMLRESVLECFKVKKVEGKDGSWGVPLGITVAAVALKKIGYDASNVSVGWCWVNLDAEDRVLWMLLTGKVWEILAYVILPVLYILIKKHINRAHAALSEYRPILSRAPAFQPRTSIADKKLILIPVIFIILRVWSTVRFILTLCNSPAVQNSVLVVLHGIGNTFQGGANCIMFVLCTRVVRTRLFSSICCCHYDELDWPLQRSNSCWQRPEPHKDKDVPGPERTKPLLSST; encoded by the exons ATGAAGATAATCAAAAGCTTAAGgaagcagtggaactggctggaGGTTTTGAAGACAGCTGTGCCGCGGAGCAGTGGAAGAAGAAATTGCTGTAGTGGAAAAATGGGAAAACCtgcccttaaaaaaaccccaacat GTTGGAGGATGCTGCGAGAGTCGGTGCTGGAGTGTTTCAAAGTGAAGAAGGTGGAAGGTAAAGATGGAAG CTGGGGAGTCCCCCTTGGCATTACGGTGGCGGCTGTTGCTCTGAAGAAGATTGGCTATGATGCCTCCAATGTTTCTGTGGGCTGGTGTTGGGTCAACTTGGATGCAGAGGATCGGGTCTTGTGGATGCTGTTAACGGGGAAAGTTTGGGAGATACTGGCCTATGTGATTTTGCCGGTGCTCTACATCCTCATCAAGAAGCACATTAATAGAGCG CACGCAGCGCTCTCAGAGTATCGCCCCATTCTCTCAAGAGCACCTGCATTTCAGCCCCGGACTTCCATAGCAGATAAGAAGCTGATTCTCATCCCTGTCATCTTTATCATCCTCCGCGTGTGGAGCACTGTACGATTCATTCTGACCCTCTGTAACTCCCCTGCAGTGCAAAATTCAgtcctggttgtcctgcat ggAATCGGTAACACATTCCAAGGAGGTGCCAACTGCATTATGTTTGTCCTCTGTACGCGAGTGGTGCGGACTCGGCTGTTTTCCTCCATTTGCTGTTGCCACTACGATGAGTTGGATTGGCCTTTGCAAAGATCAAACAGCTGCTGGCAGCGCCCAGAACCCCACAAGGACAAGGATGTGCCAGGCCCTGAGCGGACAAAACCCCTGCTTTCCAGCACCTGA
- the GPR157 gene encoding G-protein coupled receptor 157 isoform X3, giving the protein MEELHTSERVVVLVSCGLSFLGSSLLVCTHALWPELRTRPRQLLLYLSLADLLSALSYFYGVLQDFDRTSWDCVLQGAMSTFANTSSFFWTMAIALYLYITIVRGSPTGTGLLCCFHAVSWGVPLGITVAAVALKKIGYDASNVSVGWCWVNLDAEDRVLWMLLTGKVWEILAYVILPVLYILIKKHINRAHAALSEYRPILSRAPAFQPRTSIADKKLILIPVIFIILRVWSTVRFILTLCNSPAVQNSVLVVLHGIGNTFQGGANCIMFVLCTRVVRTRLFSSICCCHYDELDWPLQRSNSCWQRPEPHKDKDVPGPERTKPLLSST; this is encoded by the exons ATGGAAG AGCTGCACACCTCGGAGCGGGTGGTCGTGCTGGTCTCCTGTGGACTCTCCTTCCTGGGCTCCAGCCTCCTGGTCTGCACCCACGCCCTGTGGCCGGAGCTGCGGACGCGGCCTCGCCAGCTCCTGCTCTACCTGTCGCTGGCCGACCTCCTCTCAGCCCTCTCCTACTTCTACGGGGTGCTGCAGGACTTCGACAGGACCTCCTGGGACTGCGTGCTTCAGGGGGCCATGTCCACCTTCGCCAACACCAGCTCCTTCTTCTGGACCATGGCCATTGCCCTTTACCTCTATATCACCATCGTGAGGGGCTCGCCCACAGGCACGGGCTTGCTCTGCTGCTTCCACGCCGTGAG CTGGGGAGTCCCCCTTGGCATTACGGTGGCGGCTGTTGCTCTGAAGAAGATTGGCTATGATGCCTCCAATGTTTCTGTGGGCTGGTGTTGGGTCAACTTGGATGCAGAGGATCGGGTCTTGTGGATGCTGTTAACGGGGAAAGTTTGGGAGATACTGGCCTATGTGATTTTGCCGGTGCTCTACATCCTCATCAAGAAGCACATTAATAGAGCG CACGCAGCGCTCTCAGAGTATCGCCCCATTCTCTCAAGAGCACCTGCATTTCAGCCCCGGACTTCCATAGCAGATAAGAAGCTGATTCTCATCCCTGTCATCTTTATCATCCTCCGCGTGTGGAGCACTGTACGATTCATTCTGACCCTCTGTAACTCCCCTGCAGTGCAAAATTCAgtcctggttgtcctgcat ggAATCGGTAACACATTCCAAGGAGGTGCCAACTGCATTATGTTTGTCCTCTGTACGCGAGTGGTGCGGACTCGGCTGTTTTCCTCCATTTGCTGTTGCCACTACGATGAGTTGGATTGGCCTTTGCAAAGATCAAACAGCTGCTGGCAGCGCCCAGAACCCCACAAGGACAAGGATGTGCCAGGCCCTGAGCGGACAAAACCCCTGCTTTCCAGCACCTGA
- the GPR157 gene encoding G-protein coupled receptor 157 isoform X2 has translation MPAPLPPTELHTSERVVVLVSCGLSFLGSSLLVCTHALWPELRTRPRQLLLYLSLADLLSALSYFYGVLQDFDRTSWDCVLQGAMSTFANTSSFFWTMAIALYLYITIVRGSPTGTGLLCCFHAVSWGVPLGITVAAVALKKIGYDASNVSVGWCWVNLDAEDRVLWMLLTGKVWEILAYVILPVLYILIKKHINRAHAALSEYRPILSRAPAFQPRTSIADKKLILIPVIFIILRVWSTVRFILTLCNSPAVQNSVLVVLHGIGNTFQGGANCIMFVLCTRVVRTRLFSSICCCHYDELDWPLQRSNSCWQRPEPHKDKDVPGPERTKPLLSST, from the exons ATGCCCGCGCCGCTGCCCCCCACAGAGCTGCACACCTCGGAGCGGGTGGTCGTGCTGGTCTCCTGTGGACTCTCCTTCCTGGGCTCCAGCCTCCTGGTCTGCACCCACGCCCTGTGGCCGGAGCTGCGGACGCGGCCTCGCCAGCTCCTGCTCTACCTGTCGCTGGCCGACCTCCTCTCAGCCCTCTCCTACTTCTACGGGGTGCTGCAGGACTTCGACAGGACCTCCTGGGACTGCGTGCTTCAGGGGGCCATGTCCACCTTCGCCAACACCAGCTCCTTCTTCTGGACCATGGCCATTGCCCTTTACCTCTATATCACCATCGTGAGGGGCTCGCCCACAGGCACGGGCTTGCTCTGCTGCTTCCACGCCGTGAG CTGGGGAGTCCCCCTTGGCATTACGGTGGCGGCTGTTGCTCTGAAGAAGATTGGCTATGATGCCTCCAATGTTTCTGTGGGCTGGTGTTGGGTCAACTTGGATGCAGAGGATCGGGTCTTGTGGATGCTGTTAACGGGGAAAGTTTGGGAGATACTGGCCTATGTGATTTTGCCGGTGCTCTACATCCTCATCAAGAAGCACATTAATAGAGCG CACGCAGCGCTCTCAGAGTATCGCCCCATTCTCTCAAGAGCACCTGCATTTCAGCCCCGGACTTCCATAGCAGATAAGAAGCTGATTCTCATCCCTGTCATCTTTATCATCCTCCGCGTGTGGAGCACTGTACGATTCATTCTGACCCTCTGTAACTCCCCTGCAGTGCAAAATTCAgtcctggttgtcctgcat ggAATCGGTAACACATTCCAAGGAGGTGCCAACTGCATTATGTTTGTCCTCTGTACGCGAGTGGTGCGGACTCGGCTGTTTTCCTCCATTTGCTGTTGCCACTACGATGAGTTGGATTGGCCTTTGCAAAGATCAAACAGCTGCTGGCAGCGCCCAGAACCCCACAAGGACAAGGATGTGCCAGGCCCTGAGCGGACAAAACCCCTGCTTTCCAGCACCTGA